In Sulfuritortus calidifontis, the sequence TGGGCGGCCATGGCCCTGGGCTTTCTGACCAAGGGCCCGGTCGCCGTCGCCCTGCCCCTGCTTACCGCTCTGCTCTATCTGGCCAGCCGCGGCGAATGGCGCCGCTTTCTCGACCTCATCGCCGACAAGCGGGCCTGGCTGATCTTCGCCGCCATCGCCCTGCCCTGGTACATCGCCGTCACCCTGGTCAAAGGCCCGGGCTTCATCGAGGCCTTCTTCCTCAAGCACAACGTCGGCCGCTTCGCCGGTGCCATGGAAGGCCACCGCGGCAGCGTGTTCTACTACCTGCCGGTGCTGTTGCTCATGACCCTGCCCTACACCGGCCTGTTGCTGCTGATCGGCAAACGCTGGCGCGAGCACTGGTGCGACGACTTTGGCCGCTATGCCCTGATCCTGTTCCTTCTGGTCTTCGTCCTGATCTCGGCCGCGGCAACCAAGCTGCCGCACTACCTGCTCTATGGCCTGTCGCCGTTGCTGGTGCTGCTGGCGCTGGAATTGAAGACGGCACGCAGCCGCTGGCTGCTGCTGCCGGCGCTGGCCCTGTTTGTCGGCCTCTACTTCCTGCCCGATCTGCTCGCCGCCCGCCAGGACGAGGCCAAACCCTATTACCAGTCGCTGCTGGCCGACATCGGCACCCACTTCGGCACCTATTACCGCATCTATTTCGCCGTGGCCGCCGGCGCGGCCCTGCTGTTCATGGTCTGGACCCGCGCCGCGCTCGCGCTGCGCCTGCTGGTGGTCGGTCTGGCCGCGAGCTACGGCCTCGGCCTGGTGCTGCTGCCGGCGGTCGGCCATCTGCTGCAGGATCCGGTCAAGCAGGCCGGCCTGCTCGCCCGCCACCTGGAAGTGCCGGTGGTCATGAGCGGCATCAACAACCCCAGCTTCAGCGTCTATGCCGGCCGCGTGGTCGAGCGGCGCGCGCCGCTGCCGGGCGAAGCGGTGTTCACCGACACCCGCCACCTGGCGGAACTGCCGCCCTACGAGTTGATCTACATCCGCAAGGACATCGCGCTGGTGAGGCTGCTCAAGTGAATCGTCTGGAACTGCCGGAGCAGCCCGTCGCCAGCGCTTTTCAGCGCGGCCGGGTCTGGGGTCTGCCCGCGTTCGCCCTGCTGCTGATGGCCGCGCTGTTGATCAGCCATGCCAACCAAACGCTGTTCCTCGCCCTCAACCATGCCGCTGCCGCCCTGCCACCCGGCTTGTGGGCCAGCCTCACCGCGGTGGGCGACACCCTGGTCGCCTTCGCCCTACTGCTGCCCTTCGTCCGCCGCCGGCCCGACCTGGCGGCCGCCATCGCGCTCGCCACGCTGTTCGCCCTGGTCTACGTCCACAGCCTGAAGCTCGGCCTCAACCTGCCGCGGCCACCGACCGTGTTCGGCAGCGGCGAGTTCAACGTCATCGGCCCCGCCTACAGCGCCGGTTCCTTCCCCTCCGGCCACACCGCCACCGCCTTCGCCGTCATGGCCCTGCTCTCGGTCTATCTGCCCAACTGGGGCCGGCTGCTGCCGCTGCTCGCCCTGGCCACCCTGGTCGGCCTGTCGCGCATCGCGGTCGGCGTGCACTGGCCGTTGGACGTGCTGGCGGGCGCCGCCGGCGGCTGGCTGGCCGGCCTGGCCGGCATCGCCCTGGCGAGCCGCTGGCAGGCCCTGCACCACCCCTGGCTGCATGCCGCGGTGCAGGCCCTGCTGATCGCCGGCGCCGCCTGGCTGCTGATCGGCCACGACAGCGGCTACCCCGAGGCGCGCCGCTTCGAACAGGCCATCGCCTTCGCCGGCCTCGCCCTGTTCTTCCGGCCGCTGCCGAATGGAAACCAGGCATGACGGAACGTGACCTTCGCCATTACGGCCTCAGACTGCTGCTCATCCTCGCCGCGCTGACCATCTATCGAGTCCTCGCCGCGCACTGGCTGCAACTCGAACTCTACGGCGACGAGGCCTATTACTTCGGCTGGGCCCAGTCGATGGAATGGGGCTATTACTCCAAGCCGCCCATGGTCGGCTGGCTGATCTGGTTGACCACGAATCTGTGCGGCGATGCCGAACCCTGCGTGCGCCTGGCCGCCTACCTGCTCTACCCGGCCACCGCCTTCGTCCTGTTCCTGCTCGGCAGCCGGCTGTTCGCGCCGCGCGTCGGCTTCTGGGCGGCGCTGGCCTACATCACCCTGCCCATGGTCTCGCTCGGATCCTGGTTCATCACCACCGATGCCGCCCTGCTCTTCTTCTGGACGCTCGCCCTCTATTTCCTTGCCCGCGCCCTGGATGCAAACCACTGGCGCGACTGGCTGGGCCTGGCCGTGGCCTTGGGGCTCGGCGGCCTGTCGAAGTACAGCATGGTCTTCTTCGGCCTGGGCGGCCTCGCCCTGTTGATCATGAACCCGGAGGCCCGCCGGCAACTGCGCAACCCGCGGCTCTATGTCGCCATCGGCCTCGCCTTCCTGATCTTCCTGCCCAACCTGATCTGGAATGCCCAGCACCAGTTCGTCAGCGTCGAGCACACCGCGGAAATCTCCCGGCTGGATCGGAAGTGGTTCCGGCCGGAGAAGCTGGCCGAGTTTCTCGGCGGCCAGTTCATCGTCATGGGCCCGCTGCTGTTCGCCGCCTTCGGCCATCTGGCCTTGCGCCACGGCTTCAACCTGGTGACCGACCGCCGCTATCAGCTCTTGTTCGCCTTCAGCGTGCCGGCCCTGGCCGTGTT encodes:
- a CDS encoding ArnT family glycosyltransferase, whose amino-acid sequence is MDSRLGWALLLAAIVSFFSGLAASPLFDLDEGAFTAATLEMFVRGDFLATYLNGVPRYDKPILSYWLQALSAAAFGFNELALRLPSALAGLAWTVLAYRFARRLYDQETALTAAMLTATTVGVSFITRAATADALLNACLAGALFAQFLWLKQGQARHLYWAWAAMALGFLTKGPVAVALPLLTALLYLASRGEWRRFLDLIADKRAWLIFAAIALPWYIAVTLVKGPGFIEAFFLKHNVGRFAGAMEGHRGSVFYYLPVLLLMTLPYTGLLLLIGKRWREHWCDDFGRYALILFLLVFVLISAAATKLPHYLLYGLSPLLVLLALELKTARSRWLLLPALALFVGLYFLPDLLAARQDEAKPYYQSLLADIGTHFGTYYRIYFAVAAGAALLFMVWTRAALALRLLVVGLAASYGLGLVLLPAVGHLLQDPVKQAGLLARHLEVPVVMSGINNPSFSVYAGRVVERRAPLPGEAVFTDTRHLAELPPYELIYIRKDIALVRLLK
- a CDS encoding phosphatase PAP2 family protein, translating into MNRLELPEQPVASAFQRGRVWGLPAFALLLMAALLISHANQTLFLALNHAAAALPPGLWASLTAVGDTLVAFALLLPFVRRRPDLAAAIALATLFALVYVHSLKLGLNLPRPPTVFGSGEFNVIGPAYSAGSFPSGHTATAFAVMALLSVYLPNWGRLLPLLALATLVGLSRIAVGVHWPLDVLAGAAGGWLAGLAGIALASRWQALHHPWLHAAVQALLIAGAAWLLIGHDSGYPEARRFEQAIAFAGLALFFRPLPNGNQA
- a CDS encoding ArnT family glycosyltransferase, giving the protein MTERDLRHYGLRLLLILAALTIYRVLAAHWLQLELYGDEAYYFGWAQSMEWGYYSKPPMVGWLIWLTTNLCGDAEPCVRLAAYLLYPATAFVLFLLGSRLFAPRVGFWAALAYITLPMVSLGSWFITTDAALLFFWTLALYFLARALDANHWRDWLGLAVALGLGGLSKYSMVFFGLGGLALLIMNPEARRQLRNPRLYVAIGLAFLIFLPNLIWNAQHQFVSVEHTAEISRLDRKWFRPEKLAEFLGGQFIVMGPLLFAAFGHLALRHGFNLVTDRRYQLLFAFSVPALAVFILLAFLTRAFANWGAMAYVAGVLLVAAWWLARNRLRWLQAAIAFNVAIMVGLYHYHALAEFAGIELSRKTDPYSRVAGWRALGGEVQKLLETHPKARLVSDDRKMLAELIYYVRPHPFDALSYNPSGLIGDHYALLHDLKRAPQGEFILIGEHVNAEQLAREFAEVKPLGTIRIPLYRDFEREAAAYWLRDFKGYGR